One genomic segment of Flavobacteriales bacterium includes these proteins:
- the mnmD gene encoding tRNA (5-methylaminomethyl-2-thiouridine)(34)-methyltransferase MnmD, with amino-acid sequence MKSSSAPSLQLLQTKDGSQTILNETLGSTYHSIHGALTESEHVFVDKGLRKLLENGVTKITLMEMGLGTGLNALLTAIIAAEQNLSIDYHALELYPVPIEIYSDYELPEGLGIHRSIFDRIHHAEWNTKIGVSDSFSVTKHLVSLLNYEPQQKFDLVYFDAFEPDAQPELWTQEVFEKLYSWMNPNGILTTYCCKGYVRRNMLAAGFSVEKVPGPPGKREMIVAIRTL; translated from the coding sequence ATGAAATCTTCTTCCGCGCCATCCTTGCAACTCCTTCAGACCAAAGATGGTTCTCAAACCATCTTGAATGAAACCTTGGGTTCTACTTACCATTCGATTCACGGAGCGCTTACAGAGTCTGAACACGTTTTCGTGGATAAAGGTTTGCGAAAGCTGCTGGAAAATGGAGTGACAAAGATCACTTTGATGGAAATGGGATTGGGAACTGGATTGAATGCACTGCTTACTGCCATCATTGCAGCGGAGCAGAACCTTTCAATCGATTACCATGCGCTTGAGCTTTATCCTGTTCCGATTGAAATCTATTCGGATTATGAGTTGCCTGAAGGATTGGGAATTCATCGTTCGATTTTTGATAGGATTCATCACGCAGAATGGAATACGAAAATCGGGGTTTCCGATTCGTTTTCAGTCACAAAACACTTGGTTTCATTGCTCAATTATGAACCTCAGCAGAAATTCGATCTTGTTTATTTCGATGCTTTCGAACCTGATGCACAACCCGAACTTTGGACGCAAGAAGTCTTCGAAAAGCTTTATTCGTGGATGAATCCGAACGGAATCCTGACCACCTACTGTTGCAAAGGCTATGTCCGCAGAAACATGTTGGCCGCAGGCTTCTCCGTAGAAAAAGTGCCTGGGCCGCCTGGAAAGCGTGAAATGATCGTGGCAATTCGGACGTTGTAA
- a CDS encoding thioredoxin family protein: MITKEQFESGYTYSEYRKMVDEEFAKGLTTGTNQSESLLEYTKMNIHRMNRLDKTIELDDQLSEQLKHIPCPINWLLITEAWCGDASQNVPILNKMAEASPNIQLRLILRDEHLDIMDQYLTDGGRAIPKLIILDGNMKEIATWGPRPSEIQEMVKENKRTGKMPYSEFGKVVQKWYATDKGKTLQREMLEVIEQMDCILDERP, translated from the coding sequence ATGATCACGAAAGAACAATTTGAAAGTGGATACACCTATTCTGAATACAGAAAAATGGTGGATGAAGAATTTGCAAAAGGACTGACCACCGGTACAAACCAATCTGAAAGCCTTTTGGAATACACCAAGATGAATATTCACCGAATGAATCGATTGGATAAAACGATTGAGTTAGACGACCAACTATCAGAGCAGTTGAAGCACATTCCGTGCCCAATAAATTGGTTACTGATAACTGAAGCTTGGTGTGGCGATGCCTCTCAGAACGTTCCGATCCTGAACAAAATGGCAGAAGCATCTCCAAATATCCAGCTTCGATTAATTCTCAGAGATGAGCATTTGGACATAATGGATCAATACTTGACAGATGGCGGACGCGCCATTCCGAAACTCATTATTCTGGATGGCAACATGAAGGAAATTGCCACTTGGGGACCACGTCCATCAGAAATTCAAGAAATGGTGAAAGAAAATAAACGCACTGGCAAGATGCCTTATTCAGAATTCGGAAAAGTGGTACAGAAATGGTATGCAACAGACAAGGGTAAGACGCTACAACGCGAAATGTTGGAAGTAATTGAGCAGATGGATTGCATTTTAGACGAACGACCTTAA
- a CDS encoding T9SS type A sorting domain-containing protein, translated as MKRLIPYLLLSLLSFQGMAAVNISGDNGFDGIEQKASPNWDAKIYPNPNNGVFSIMITGSSAALDVMVFNVIGEKVFSLQLLGDHGAKIDLSSLQKGLYVVQIIDKNRSEVITRRMHIE; from the coding sequence ATGAAACGACTGATACCATATCTTCTTCTTTCGCTTTTAAGCTTTCAAGGAATGGCGGCTGTGAACATCAGTGGCGACAACGGCTTCGATGGAATTGAACAGAAAGCGTCACCAAACTGGGATGCGAAAATCTATCCCAATCCGAACAACGGAGTATTCAGCATTATGATAACCGGAAGTTCGGCAGCCTTGGATGTGATGGTTTTCAACGTGATCGGTGAAAAAGTCTTTTCGCTTCAGTTATTGGGCGATCACGGTGCAAAAATCGATCTATCATCGCTGCAAAAAGGACTTTACGTGGTTCAGATCATCGACAAGAACCGTAGCGAAGTAATCACACGCAGAATGCACATCGAGTAA
- a CDS encoding TerB family tellurite resistance protein encodes MAKYAKWLGGTLGWAFGGPVGALLGFALGSLYDNASGDVMNWGEPQVGTGGRTQVRTTPGDFEVSLLILTAAVMKADNSIKKSELDFVKRFLVGQFGEAKAQQQLLLLREILKKPIDIRQVSMQIRTFMDHSSRLQLMQYLFQLANADQEMHGNEIDMLTRIASYLGISKPDFMSIKAMFVIENNESVYQILEIEMSASDDEVKKAYRKMAVKYHPDKVSHLGPEHQDAAKEKFQKLTEAYERIKKERGIK; translated from the coding sequence ATGGCTAAATACGCAAAATGGTTAGGTGGCACGCTGGGCTGGGCTTTTGGAGGCCCAGTTGGTGCGTTGCTTGGTTTCGCACTCGGTTCGCTGTACGACAATGCAAGCGGAGATGTAATGAATTGGGGTGAACCGCAGGTTGGAACTGGAGGACGCACGCAAGTGCGAACAACTCCGGGCGATTTTGAAGTCTCGTTGCTGATATTGACAGCTGCGGTAATGAAAGCTGACAATTCCATCAAGAAGTCAGAACTCGATTTTGTGAAGCGTTTTCTGGTCGGTCAGTTTGGAGAAGCCAAGGCGCAGCAGCAACTTCTATTACTACGAGAAATCCTTAAGAAACCGATCGATATCCGTCAGGTGAGTATGCAGATCCGAACGTTTATGGATCATTCATCTCGATTACAACTGATGCAGTACTTATTTCAGTTGGCCAATGCCGATCAGGAAATGCATGGCAACGAGATTGATATGCTGACGCGGATTGCCAGTTATCTGGGAATCAGTAAGCCAGATTTCATGAGTATCAAGGCAATGTTCGTCATCGAAAACAACGAAAGTGTTTATCAGATCCTTGAGATTGAAATGAGCGCCTCTGATGATGAAGTGAAAAAAGCCTATCGCAAAATGGCCGTCAAATATCATCCTGATAAGGTCAGTCATCTAGGTCCAGAACACCAAGATGCTGCCAAGGAGAAATTCCAAAAACTGACGGAAGCCTACGAACGGATAAAGAAGGAGCGAGGAATCAAGTAA
- a CDS encoding glycosyltransferase family 39 protein, with the protein MAEMFSSIQWTLLCVSVVLVLVSLWEQSRGASSKALLLLTFSALSFYAFVALFDPFLHIWDERFHALVAKNLSHHPLLPTLYDNPVVSMAYDRWDRAIVWLHKQPLFLWQIALSLKVWGCNTFGLRFPSVIMASLLLPITYRVGKLLGNDSVGFISAAFMLSSFYTVQLVSGVQGMEHNDLAFLFYVSASIWAWVEYEFAEGYKKWRWALLIGLFSGAAILCKWLVGLLVYAAFSSQILTDFNWKRIGHVAVALLVTTLMVLPWQLLSFSWYPAEAAFEMKYNALHFTDAIEGHGGEWLFHWEKIPVLFGSAVQVLLIPAFLGLILTSTKKRVAAAFVLLPILTYVFYSLASTKMQSYPYVVAMPIYVSMAFLVNWFIQRLKGLTSSKVATWLSTILLVVSMVFNLNIKELLLVHTSWYGYNEYHEELSKNRLIFLELKEELPVNSVLFNVSGRHYVEAMFYTDFPAYEMMPGTIEIQQVLDADMVPVVLNDERVELPIELTTDNRVLVVDQRIHSYY; encoded by the coding sequence ATGGCGGAAATGTTCTCTTCTATCCAATGGACGCTGCTGTGCGTTTCTGTTGTTCTCGTTCTTGTAAGTCTGTGGGAGCAAAGTCGTGGTGCTTCCAGTAAAGCTTTGCTGCTACTCACGTTTTCCGCTCTCAGTTTCTACGCATTTGTCGCCTTGTTCGATCCGTTCCTTCATATCTGGGATGAACGATTTCATGCGCTCGTAGCGAAGAATTTGTCGCATCATCCTCTGTTGCCCACCTTATATGATAATCCTGTGGTTTCCATGGCTTACGATCGCTGGGACCGCGCCATTGTTTGGCTGCACAAGCAGCCACTATTTCTGTGGCAGATCGCCCTTTCGTTAAAAGTATGGGGCTGCAACACATTCGGGCTTCGATTTCCGAGCGTGATAATGGCCAGTCTTTTATTACCCATCACATATCGTGTTGGAAAATTATTGGGAAACGATTCCGTTGGCTTTATCTCCGCAGCCTTCATGCTCAGTTCGTTTTACACCGTTCAGTTGGTTTCGGGTGTTCAGGGAATGGAACACAACGATCTCGCTTTTCTGTTCTATGTGTCAGCCAGTATTTGGGCGTGGGTCGAGTATGAGTTTGCTGAGGGATACAAAAAATGGCGCTGGGCTCTGCTTATTGGGCTATTTTCTGGCGCTGCCATTCTTTGCAAATGGTTGGTCGGATTGCTGGTTTACGCAGCGTTTTCTTCTCAGATTCTCACCGATTTCAATTGGAAGCGAATAGGACACGTGGCAGTGGCGCTTCTTGTCACCACCTTGATGGTGCTTCCATGGCAGTTGTTGTCGTTCTCGTGGTATCCGGCCGAAGCGGCATTTGAAATGAAATACAATGCACTGCATTTTACCGATGCCATTGAAGGTCATGGTGGCGAATGGCTCTTTCATTGGGAAAAGATTCCTGTGCTTTTTGGTTCAGCGGTTCAAGTTCTTCTCATTCCGGCCTTTTTGGGATTGATACTTACTTCAACCAAAAAGCGCGTAGCCGCGGCATTCGTTTTACTTCCCATTTTGACATACGTTTTTTACAGTTTGGCAAGCACCAAAATGCAGTCGTATCCATACGTGGTTGCCATGCCGATATACGTGTCGATGGCGTTTCTAGTAAACTGGTTTATTCAACGATTGAAGGGTTTGACATCATCCAAGGTAGCAACTTGGCTAAGCACCATTTTGCTAGTCGTATCAATGGTTTTCAATCTGAATATAAAGGAACTCCTGCTCGTTCACACAAGTTGGTACGGCTATAACGAATATCATGAAGAGCTATCAAAAAACAGATTGATATTTCTCGAACTGAAGGAGGAACTTCCAGTAAATTCCGTGCTCTTCAATGTAAGCGGCAGGCATTATGTAGAAGCCATGTTCTACACCGATTTCCCTGCCTACGAAATGATGCCTGGAACAATAGAAATCCAGCAAGTGTTGGATGCGGACATGGTTCCAGTTGTTTTGAATGATGAACGGGTTGAGCTACCCATTGAACTCACAACGGATAACCGTGTTCTGGTAGTTGATCAACGAATTCACAGTTATTACTGA
- a CDS encoding cupin domain-containing protein: MIPERVKYLIDKLEMQPHPEGGWYKETYRSEGTISSAELKDFNGDRSFSTGIYFLLTADNFSAFHRIKSDEMWHFYEGDGLRIHEIATNGSYTEHRLGLDLENGERPQLTIAANSWFASEVAEGKSWCLVGCTVSPGFDFQDFEMAERSLLASEFPQHTQVINRLCR; the protein is encoded by the coding sequence ATGATTCCTGAAAGGGTAAAATATCTTATTGATAAGTTGGAAATGCAGCCACATCCCGAAGGTGGTTGGTACAAGGAAACCTACCGTTCAGAAGGCACGATTTCAAGTGCCGAGTTAAAGGATTTCAATGGTGATAGGAGTTTTTCAACTGGCATCTATTTCCTCCTAACTGCCGATAATTTCTCGGCTTTTCATCGCATAAAAAGCGATGAAATGTGGCATTTCTACGAAGGTGATGGTCTCCGAATCCATGAGATTGCAACGAACGGGTCCTATACTGAACATCGTCTTGGACTTGATCTGGAAAACGGGGAAAGACCTCAACTTACCATTGCGGCCAACAGTTGGTTTGCCTCCGAAGTAGCCGAAGGAAAAAGTTGGTGTTTGGTCGGTTGCACGGTTTCTCCCGGTTTCGATTTTCAGGATTTCGAAATGGCTGAACGTAGTCTTCTCGCAAGCGAATTTCCGCAGCATACGCAGGTGATCAACCGTCTTTGTAGGTAA
- a CDS encoding DUF962 domain-containing protein: MSTEKRFGSLAEFYPFYLTEHSNRVCRTFHFIGTTLVMALAITGFATLNWKFFALMPVAGYGFAWIGHFFFEKNKPAAFGNPFYSLASDFIMYWHIVTGQLPKKMEESKKLYPK; this comes from the coding sequence ATGAGTACAGAAAAGCGATTCGGGTCACTGGCAGAATTCTATCCGTTTTACTTGACCGAACATTCGAACAGAGTATGTAGAACGTTTCATTTTATTGGCACCACCTTGGTAATGGCACTTGCGATTACTGGTTTTGCTACACTCAATTGGAAGTTTTTTGCACTGATGCCTGTGGCAGGGTATGGGTTCGCTTGGATCGGCCATTTCTTTTTCGAGAAGAATAAACCTGCTGCCTTCGGAAATCCGTTTTACAGCCTCGCTTCCGATTTCATCATGTATTGGCACATCGTTACGGGGCAATTGCCGAAGAAGATGGAAGAATCAAAGAAGCTTTATCCGAAGTAG
- a CDS encoding phage holin family protein — protein sequence MNILIKIIISSLAVFLTAYLLPGVDVDAYVTAIWVAVVLALLNGFLKPLLIILTIPVTLVTLGLFLLVINAAIILLASHFVEGFYVSGFWWALLFSLVLSIVTSIMESLGGPSKSKK from the coding sequence ATGAATATTCTGATCAAGATCATCATATCATCATTGGCCGTTTTTCTGACTGCCTATCTATTACCTGGAGTGGATGTTGATGCCTACGTTACAGCCATTTGGGTGGCAGTGGTTCTTGCGCTGCTGAACGGATTTCTGAAACCATTGCTCATCATTCTCACCATTCCGGTCACTTTGGTAACGCTTGGTCTGTTTCTCTTAGTGATAAACGCTGCCATCATTCTGCTGGCAAGTCATTTTGTTGAAGGTTTCTATGTGAGCGGATTTTGGTGGGCGCTGCTTTTTAGCTTGGTGCTTTCCATTGTCACCTCCATTATGGAATCGTTGGGCGGACCATCAAAATCAAAGAAATGA